The following is a genomic window from Heptranchias perlo isolate sHepPer1 chromosome 6, sHepPer1.hap1, whole genome shotgun sequence.
ttcagctgcctaggcccgaagctctggaattccctccctaaacctctccgcctcgctacctctcctcctttaaaacgctccttaaaatctacctctttgaccaagcttttggtcatctgtcctaatatctcatgtggcttggtgtcaaattttgtttgataatgctcctgtgaaccgccttgggacgttttactatgttgttGTTATATTGCTCACCTGCTTGTTCTAATAATTTTCTTAAAATGTtgacccctttatattccacttACGGGCATGATAACCTGTTTTTATAGCAGTTATATTTACCACCGAGCAATAACAGACGAATCCCTGCCCTATCTTTTTCTCCGGCTGTGTGTGGTTCAGAACCATGGCAATTAAGCACCTAGATTGCTAGATTACAATGTGAATAGAATAGCTACATGATCCCTGTTAGCCAGTAAGATTGCTTAACTGCGACTCATAATGGAAAAGTTATTTCACTATTGGCCACGGAGACATCTAAAAATTAGGGATCATCTTTCAATTTATATTCTGCGCTTTTTGATATTTAGCGCAAATTTTGTTTGTGCTATTTCCTCCAtcttttattttaaatacctTCACATCCTCTTTCTGCTGCTGCTTAATGTAATCTCTACTTTCATTCAATTTTACCTAATCTTTTAATTTTTACAATTTTAGGCAGATGTTTACTGGTTTATTGTCTCCCATTGAGTTGTTTGCCCCACTGTATAATGCTGTTCTTGCACTCCAACTTGCAGGAAAGAAGCCAGCCCCCAGAGGGTGCTCTCATTTTCTATTTTGTATTGCTGAAATCCTCAGCAATATTGTTGTTAATCATGGCTATATTaggaaagaaacttgcaagaaGCAATGGCAGAGATCTTCAGTATTGCACTATATCAGAATACTCAAACTTTTGTTCAATAACCACAATGTAAGCAATGATTGACTCAAAGGCTTCAGCGACTTGCCATAAGGCAAATCCAAGTGCTTATTTTAATAGTAAACGTGCCATGTATACAGACTTTAAAGAAAAAATCTGATAGCACCAAAATTCATGAACAGTTATTTACCAATTAATACAGTACACCAAGTATAATTAACTACTTTTGTGAACTAGATTATCAACAGTTCTAGTTCAGTTCCAGATCAAATATTGCAAGTCTCATCGACCCTGTACCATCTCAAGTGTCAGGAGGATAGGCTGGCACACATGGCTCCACAGTCTTAACTCAGCTAAAAAGTCCCAGCAGCAGAGGGCTCCATAATTTACCATGATGCTCAACAACCTTTTTAGTCCTCCATCCCAGTTGGCAATGTGAGATTGCAATCTTCAGTAACACTTGAGCACTGAATTTTCCAGTTTTAGACATCTGATTAGGATCCAGGACCAAAAATATGGCCAAGTAGCATTGAAAGCTATTGAGCTACTTGTTTCTGACAGTTCATAGCTGAGACAATTCTAAAGGGTAAGTTATTCATGCTGTCATCTTGGCTGAACAAGATGTGTAATATAGGGAATCTATAGATAGGGAAATGGTGAGGAAGAAACATATACATTACCCGCAGCCCAAAAATTTCCTTTTAGAAATAGCGCTTtttcctccttcaccacctctaAGGTCCAGCACCACAAGATTGGCCTTTCTTGATTCCCTTCCTAGTTCCCAACTTAGCCAACATATTTCCTACAATAGCTTCTCCccctgtaaagaaagaaagaacttgcatttatattgcaacagtgacatgaagaaaaacctttttacgcagcgagtggttaggccCTGGAATGCACtgtggcgggtggggggggggttggtggaggcagattcaatcatggctttcaaaaaggaactggataagtacttgaaagggaaaaatttgcagggctacgggatggtgcgggggaatgggactagctggattgctcttgcatagagccggcacagacacaatgggccgaatggcctccttccatgctgtaacctttctatgattgtatataacacttttcacaatctcaggacttcccaaagtgctttatagcccatgaagtactttttttttaaagtgtggtcactgttgcaatgtagggaaataaagcagccaatttgcacacagcaaggtcacacaaacagataatgagataatgaccagaaatttttttttagtgatgttggttgagggataaatattggcatgtACCCACACAGTCACCTCCAGACTGCCCCAACATTTCATGGTCGAGGAGGAAGGCACCTCCTATTCTGCATAAATGACTCTACGACTTTTGCTGTGCTGTCTGACTGCCTGTCCCAACGCCGTCATGGATGAACCAGATCTTTCTTCGACTAAACATCAGCATGTTTGAAGCTATCCTGTTCAATTCTCACCAGGAACCGCAATCTCTAGCTTACAAATCCACCCCTCTCCCAGGCAGCTTGCTCAATCACAGCCTCAATGTCCTGTTTGGTCCTGAGCTGAATTTCACACCTCACTTctagtccatcaccaagattgcttCTTTTTACCTCTGCAATATTTCTTACCTCAGTCACTACCTCACCTCattgctgctgaaatccttacCTGTGCCTTCATTATTTATGGGCAAAATTTCTCCAGTGCTGTCCTTTGCAGCGCCATTCAGCACAAATACCAAATCATCACAAACTCTACCTCCCTAACAAGTCCTGCTTACCTAGCACTCTCATCCTTTCTGATCTCTGTTGGCTCCCTATACCcaatacattgatttaaaattctTTGTCTAGAAATCCCTCCGTTGCCTCACTCCACCCTACTTCTGCAACCTCTTCTAATCCTACATCCCAACTTCTAATCTttcttgccccaccattggtgacagaGGCCTCAACCATCATGGCCTGCAATCTGGAATTATCTTCCTAAACCGCTCCACCATGCTTCATCTTGCACCACTTTCGAAAGCCTCCTCCAAGACTTTCAGTTTGACCTTACCTTCAAGTCATCTGTCCTAACTATTGTTCCCCCGACCCAATTCCTGCCCAGTtatcttctcttcccccacctctcCCGGTGAAGCCCTTTGTGGCATTTTACTATATTTAAACATGCTATGAAGGTGTTCATGTGCTATTTACAGACATTTCACGTCGTacgtgaagagaatttttttttgaattgggGCAAGAGTGAGATTTCCCTGCATCCCAATCATGGATTGATGCGTGTTGTAGGGAGCTGGGTTGGGACATATAATTTAtccgttccctattttctctcaatTTGAAGGCAGGATTTCCAGCACATTTAGCATATTTGTGTGTAAAAGGATGACTGGTGTAAGGGAAGCTAATTTGGAAATTAACTCAGTGATGCCAATGGCCTGAAATACCAATATCTAATACGTGATGTACTGCACTTGTCTTAAATATAACCTGAGTTCTCAAAAATCAGATATTAAGCCTTATCGAAATGCTGATTAAGCATAATGCTGAAAAATAGTTTTATTCACGAGTTGATATGTTGTTTGTGGAGAAATCGGATATAAAAGTCAACTTAAGAATTAATTTTAGTTGCCTTGTGTACTGAAATTAAAGCTCTTTCTGGAATCTTTGGGGTTTAAATTGACTCAGGACCTGCTGGTGGCGGATGGTGTAAAACATTGCTAAACTTCTAGATTTACTGAAAAGTGAccataatcattttttttttgtctgcagATTATCATGTTAGTTTTAGCATGGAAGCTGGAGGCTCAGAACATGGGATTTTTCACTAAAGAAGAGTGGTTAAAAGGAATGACCTCATTACAGTAAGAAATCTGTCATTAAGCCTGTTCCCATTTGTTTAACCACTATGCCCTGTATACATTTCACTAACTACATGCTACAGCTCATGCTGAATGCCAGTAAACTTGTATGTACCGAGTATGTTAACTTCCAGATTATCGTTTGGGTCTGCTTaggaaaattttatttttaatattgtaTTTGTTTTAACCTAGATGTGACTGCACAGAAAAGCTGCAGAGCAAATTTGACTATTTGCGTTCACAACTGAATGATCTGTCAGCTTTCAAACAAATTTACAGATATGCCTTTGATTTTGCTAGGGTAAGCCGCAGTAAACATTTTTCTCTTGTGTTGATCTTTGAGCTGCTACTTTAACTTTTTTTGATGAAAGATGTCATCAACTCAAAACCTCTACTTTTACAATGTGCTTTCTTTTAGGATAAAGACCAGCGTAGCCTTGATATTGATACTGCTAAGTCTATGTTAGCTCTGCTCCTAGGAAGAACATGGGCTCTGTTCTCTGCCTTTCACCAATTTTTGGAGGTACTTtgttaatacttttttttaaaaaagtattttctTGAAAATCATTGCAAAAGATTCCAACTGCAACTACAAATTTGAGGAAATGCAATAAGTGAATAACTGGTTTTTTTCTAAGTAAACATTTTTCATAATAGCATATGAACTCTTTGCAGCAATCAAAGTACAGAGTTATGAATAAGGATCAGTGGTTCAATGTATTGGAGTTCAGCAGAACTGTACATGCAGACCTAAGCAACTATGATGAAGACGGTGCATGTAAGTTTCTTTCCCATAAATAGGATTATACATTTATTCCAATATAGTCACATAAAAATTGTAATTTAACTTGTTTTCTTTTCAGGGCCTGTGCTTCTTGATGAATTTGTTGAGTGGCAGAAGGCAAGGCAGTCATCATAACAAGTTGGAGGGGAAGAGAACTAAGGGGAGAGCAATAATGCTTTGCTACCCGACCAAACTACACCTTTAATTATGAAGTGCAAAGTATTTGTCAGAAGCCATCTTTTATGCTAGCTACAGACTTTTCAGTGTTACAAGTGGGGAGAAGATTTTCAAGTTGCATCTGTATTAAGCATTTTATTATGTATTCATTGACTATAGCACCTGATGTTAGGATTTTGTCCAGTCTTGAGTCTTAATGCTTTTGGCGATATCTGTTTATAACTTCATAAAGTACTTTGAAGCACATTAAAAATTATAGGTTTTCATTAGAAACAGAAATCGTCATCAGTTTCATGTGTGACTGTGTAGATAAAAGGCCTTGAAGTGTATGGATGCGTTTTTCAATTGTTGGAAAGTGTATGCTATTGTATCAGACACTTGCCGCTCTGGTACCATACCAAAAACGTACTGAACCTCATCATATGTCATTGTAACTATGTAGCACCTTTTCTGTGATATAGTATATCAATAGGTACTGGTGCTAGTCTAGGACTGTGTGCTCAGGGTTTATGGTAATGACAGTAGCACCACTGCAAGGCCCATGTAATAGAGAATTACAAGTGGTACAAATGTATGTTTAAATTTGTTCAGTTACACTGTTGTTGAGGTGTCCACAGAATGGTTTGCCTGTTTCCAAAAGCTTTTATTTTACCCCCATTAAGAACAAAGCAGAATATAGTTACATACACCTGAGTTGAGGTGGAGAAATGTGTATATAATCAGAACTGCATATAATAGAATCcatcagtactggatgagcaagtATGTGGTTTTGACTATAGTTATTACGAAAAGCAGATAAATTGCCATATCACTAAGTCATTGGTCTACTGTACCAGCAGTACAGTATTAGATTATTTTACAGTATTAGCTTCAAGTATTTGACTCTCCAAGAGTATAAAGCTGTAAGTTATCCTGAATTAAGCACTCTTATGCTTTTGATTAGTTGAAGCTTTTGTAAGAAGGTGATACTGTGGGAccttgaataaaaaaaacttttcttatgttctttagtgTCTAAAAGACAAATTGAAATTTTGTCAATGGATCTCTTGTGTAAAGAAAGTCATGACCTAAATACTCAATTGAAACATTGAAGCATGAGTGTAGTGAATTCTTTACTTTTTTCCTCAAAGCTTCAGTTTTCAACAGATTGCTCCCAATCCCAAAAATTAATCTCTGCTGGAGTGTGATATTAGGGGAGGTATAATAACTGGAACAGTATGACCAGTCTAAAGACACTAAAAGCTACTGATTTTCTGTTCACATGAAAGCCTACTAACAAAATAAATGTAGAGTGGTGGTTTGGGATGCACTTTACACAGTTCTGTACATCCCAGTGCCAGTTAATATTCAAAAGTAGTCCAGCTTTGGTTTTTGTTTTCCACAAGTTCACATTTTAAAATTGTCCTATATGATCTTGCAAATTCTAAACTTGTTGGCTCTCTGGCTTAACAGTGCACAAGGGCCCAAATTCTGGATTGCTTGACTGTGAGTACCAATTGATTAACACAGTAACCACAAAGCTGGTAAATTCCTGTACAGGTTTCATCCACCCGCTTACACAAGATATGCCAATATGCAAGCCATTACTGGAGAGAGAATTCTGTTCATTATCTATTCTAGTTTACACCTGCACCATCGTATACAGTCTCTTTCAGAATGGTAGAATCAGTTACTTGAAAAGTGTCCTTTTTAAATTACTAAATGATTTAGCATGACTGTTTCTTTGCAGAAATAATATGCTCTTATTCTGGAGACATTTTTCCCCAATCATAAAGTGACAGTAACAGAAGTCCACTGTATTCAAGTCTAAATTTTTCATGAAAGTTCTATTCCTAGATAACACAATGGATCTTCAagcaaacactttttttttaatccttgAACTAATTGGGCAGTTGTTCAaaggtattaaaaaaaaaaccctgataTCAAAACTTTAGTAAAACTGTGTGGCTACTTTTTCTTAAAGGAGAAAGGTGCAACGGGTGGTTTAaagtttcttttcctttttccccCTCCTCAGTGAACGTcatgaaaaattatttttaaaagtagaTTTTCCTAATGTTGCCAAATATTTCTAGCCTCTTTGGAGCtgtattatttttaaatttcacCAGGGAGCTACTGCACTGATATCAGCTCTGGGGAGTGTCAGCAAGCTGCCCATTTATAACTAGCTGCCAAACTAGGAAAGTGTCAGTACTGCCTATATACTTGCAGTATTGATTTTTTTCTGGCTTCAACGCCATCTACTTGATGCCCAAAGTCAGAAAAGATTTGAAGAAATTCTTATGGAGCCGCTCACTGATGTCACTGAAGAGCTTCCTGGTGAGAAGGAGACTGGAGCTAATAGACCTTAGGCTGGAAAATGTACACAGAACTGAggcatttatataaaaaaaattacaatgtcAACATTGATCTTGCGAATTAATTTGCTTTGCCCATCcagttttttttcctcccttAGAAGTAAACCAACATTTAAATGATAAAACATGGGGCCCAACCAATTTCAGCTTATGGCGGACCCTTGACAAGCAGAGTTCAAGTTTAAAAATATAATATGATGCTTTGTATTTAGGATTTAACGTTCTAACTTTGTTTTAATAGAGGACATCATTATTCAAAGCTTCCCATTGCTACTTTTTACCTAGGGGTAAAACCCCCTTTATCTGTAAAAACATATGACATTTATGAACCATAAAGTTTTGCCCATAAACTCTAACGTTCTCTGCCACTAACTTTTAAAATACTTAATTTAACTGAGCTTCATTATTGGTCACTAGGTTAGTTTCAGAGATGAGCATGCCAGGAACTAAACGTGTATTTGTATGTACATGATTCATTTTAAAGCTTACCATCTTCAAGTTCACTCAGTTGCCTAAAAGTCTAAACCTCCTAAGTGATAGATTCCGAGTCCTGGTTGTCTGCATAAGTGACTACACTtggaaaaagtaattaattggatatgaagtgctttgggatgtccaagGAACTTGATACggtgctgtatgaatgcaagttcttttttctttcctttcataATTGGGATAAGCTCAGAACTGTCAGACTTTTCCTAAATCAGGGAAACCAATAGTTTAAGCTTAAATCCAGAATttctaaaagaaagacttgcattcataatagtgccttttgtgacctcatggtgtcccaaagcacattacaaccaatgaagtacttttgaagtgcagtcactgttgtaatgcaagaaatgcagcagccaatttgtgcacagcaaggtcccactaacagcaatgtggtaatgactagataatttttttttagtgatgttggttgagggataaatattgcctagGAGATCtctactgctcttcttcaaaatagtgctatggaatcttttatgtccatctgagagacagacaggccttcgtttaacacctcatctgaaagaaggcacctccgacaatgcagccctccctcagtactgcactaaaatgtcagcctagattttgtgctcaagtctctggagtgggacttgaaaccacaaccttctgattcagaggcaaaagtgctactaaCTAAACCACAGCTGATTTGTGTTTAAAGAATTATAAAATGGCAAAATGTGCCCGGGGTGTGCAGGGAAGGGAGTTTCTTCCATCTTATACATGGAATAATGCCCTAATCTTTGTGAGCAACTCTgcagtatttaaaaagaaaactcaACAGAAATGGACTGAAGAAACTTAAAGGTAGTTTAAGTTAATTGTACTTATTACATTTGTTTTGTTTCAAAGAGGGATACTGCAGGTGAAACCTACTCTGGATATTTTTCAGTGTAATTTCTTGAATTATTCCAAAATGTGCTGCTGAATATATAACTGCAACTTTTTTTAGtttgtaattttccaaaattataTATATGTATTGGTAACCCATCACAGTTCTCCCTTGATCTGAGGCAAAGGAATATTGTAGATTGTTACAAAGAGGGGGTTACTATGCATTTAAAATGTACTTAATGAAAGACATCCCAGTATTGTTCACAACAATCAATCCAACCCAGTACCAGTTAATGGCTTTTAAAAATACTATTTCAACTTGTTACAACTTTGCATTGTTGGAAGGATCCTACAAAGTACAATTTTCTGATTTCACTGTTCCTGCTTAAAGTGCTATCCACTCACTGTGTTTCCTTTGGATCTCAGATTGGAATTATGTTTATATATTTTTGCATTGCCTAATTGCAAACTTATTTAAATTGAATGATAAACTTTATAAAGACAAGTTCACAATGGAATTTAGAATAATGATTTTGCATGTTTTCATATTTAAAAATATTGGTGAAAAGAGGCGATGCAATGCAGCCTGAAGCAGGACTACTGACATGCCAAGGACTGTGAACGCTGGCATTTTAGTTGTATAATAAAGAAAAAGGAACAGTGTATATTGAAGTGTCTTAATTCATGAGTGGAGGCTGCACTGAAAATTATTTACCCCCATTGCTAAAGTATGACCATGAAGAACTGGAATTGATATTTCTAAATGTTTTACACACCAAGGGAGAACAATTTTGTGCATTTTTAACATTTCAGAAAAAAGCCTGGAGCATAACAAAGTGTCCATTTTCAGATGCAGGGTTTTTTTTGTGCAATAATAGTGTGACCCTTGACATGTTCTATACCCAATAAAAATCATATACTACTATTTTGATAGTGTTGAAAGctacaaataaaaaaatacataaaaacCAGCTTAAAATCATGTTTCCAGAAATCTAGTGTGCTTGATACGGGTAGGGACCTTTATACTTGGTGGAATTATGAAACATTCTGggcctcaccattgaccagagatttaactggaccagccacataaatactgtggctacaagagcagctcagaggctgggtaatctgtggtaaatgactccccaaagcctttccaccatctacaaggcacaagtcaggagtgtgatggaatactctccacttgcttggatgagtgcagctccaacaacactcaagaagctcgacaccatccaggacaaagcagcccactttattgacaccctatccaccaccctaaacattaactcgCTCCACCACcgcgccctgtggctgcagtgtgtaccatctacaggatgcactgcagcaactcgccaaggcttcttcgccaacacctcccaaacccgcgacctctatcacctagaaggacaagggcagcaggcacatgggaacacctccacctgcacgttcccctccaagtcacacaccatcctgacttggaaatatatttccgttccttcatcgttgctgggtcaaaatcctggatctcccttcctaacagcactgtgggaaaaccttaaccacacggactgcggcggttgAAGGCAGCGGCtcattaccaccttctcaagggcaattagggatgggcaataaatgctttccttgcaagcgacacccacatcccatgaatgaataaaaaaaaattgcatacaTTATAAAATGGATTATAAAAGCACAAGTTTTATTTTTGGCCTGAACATTTAACATTTGGAACACCGTGTTCTCCATCTCATTTTAAGAATAACTTAAATCATAAGACTAAAAAAAATCCAGAGAAGAAAAGTTCATTCGGGCTGTTGAGCCAGCTTCAGTCAGAGTCCAGGATTGATTATTCTATTAATGTCTTCCCTCCCATACCACCTGTTGACCctctggtggggggtggggggaggaaatcaAGCAGTATTAAAGCCTTCCTCTTCTCAATTCGTATCCATccatctccttttaaaggatgtgaaggtcttagagaggatgcaggaaagatttactagaatggttccaaggatgagagacttcagttacgtagatagagt
Proteins encoded in this region:
- the dcun1d5 gene encoding DCN1-like protein 5 isoform X2; translation: MPVKKKRKSSGSEDASMKKCRISRVQTPSRLISDDSFTSKKCLAWFYEYAGTDEIVGPEGMEKFCEDIGVEPENIIMLVLAWKLEAQNMGFFTKEEWLKGMTSLQCDCTEKLQSKFDYLRSQLNDLSAFKQIYRYAFDFARDKDQRSLDIDTAKSMLALLLGRTWALFSAFHQFLEHMNSLQQSKYRVMNKDQWFNVLEFSRTVHADLSNYDEDGAWPVLLDEFVEWQKARQSS
- the dcun1d5 gene encoding DCN1-like protein 5 isoform X1, which gives rise to MPVKKKRKSSGSEDASMKKCRISSFCRVQTPSRLISDDSFTSKKCLAWFYEYAGTDEIVGPEGMEKFCEDIGVEPENIIMLVLAWKLEAQNMGFFTKEEWLKGMTSLQCDCTEKLQSKFDYLRSQLNDLSAFKQIYRYAFDFARDKDQRSLDIDTAKSMLALLLGRTWALFSAFHQFLEHMNSLQQSKYRVMNKDQWFNVLEFSRTVHADLSNYDEDGAWPVLLDEFVEWQKARQSS
- the dcun1d5 gene encoding DCN1-like protein 5 isoform X3 yields the protein MPVKKKRKSSGSEDASMKKCRISSFCRVQTPSRLISDDSFTSKKCLAWFYEYAGTDEIVGPEGMEKFCEDIGVEPENIIMLVLAWKLEAQNMGFFTKEEWLKGMTSLQCDCTEKLQSKFDYLRSQLNDLSAFKQIYRYAFDFARDKDQRSLDIDTAKSMLALLLGRTWALFSAFHQFLEQSKYRVMNKDQWFNVLEFSRTVHADLSNYDEDGAWPVLLDEFVEWQKARQSS